One genomic segment of Dehalogenimonas alkenigignens includes these proteins:
- a CDS encoding DEAD/DEAH box helicase, whose amino-acid sequence MTFDSFNLHPAVMSGVKAVGYTEPTPIQAQAIPPALEGKDIIGLAQTGTGKTAAFVIPILQRLLKGPAGKLRALIISPTRELAEQIYDTIKGLSYYTNLRAMAIYGGVGMEPQKSKIRTGVDIVVACPGRLLDHVWQGTIDFTDVELLVIDEADRMFDMGFLPDVRKILKCLMHQRQTLLFSATMPDDVRKLVREILKDPVTVQIGTVAPANTVAHALYPVRQDLKTPLLKAVLKQIDTGSVLVFTRTKHRTERVALALAQAGHSVASIQGNLSQYRRQEALDGFKDGKYKVLVATDIASRGIDVSDVSHVINYDMPDTADAYIHRIGRTGRIGKTGDAFTFVTAEDELMVKSLEKLLKAPIERRIVDGFKYDAPEPVKTEFARPPRRHTRPQTAAPNVDRSRRRRPAPGQAA is encoded by the coding sequence ATGACTTTCGATTCTTTTAATCTTCACCCTGCCGTCATGAGCGGCGTCAAAGCCGTCGGTTATACCGAACCCACCCCCATCCAGGCCCAGGCCATCCCGCCGGCGCTTGAAGGTAAAGACATCATCGGCCTGGCCCAGACCGGGACCGGCAAGACCGCCGCCTTCGTCATCCCCATACTGCAGCGACTGCTAAAGGGCCCGGCCGGGAAGCTGAGGGCACTTATAATTTCTCCGACGCGGGAGCTGGCCGAGCAGATCTACGACACCATCAAGGGGCTTTCTTACTACACCAACCTGCGCGCCATGGCTATCTACGGCGGCGTCGGCATGGAACCGCAAAAATCCAAGATACGCACCGGCGTGGACATCGTTGTCGCCTGTCCCGGCCGACTTTTAGATCACGTCTGGCAGGGCACTATCGACTTCACTGACGTGGAACTGCTGGTTATCGACGAGGCGGACAGGATGTTCGACATGGGTTTCCTGCCCGACGTGAGAAAAATATTAAAATGCCTGATGCACCAGCGTCAGACACTGCTCTTCTCCGCCACAATGCCGGATGATGTCCGCAAGCTGGTGCGCGAGATCCTCAAGGACCCGGTGACAGTGCAGATAGGCACGGTAGCGCCAGCCAACACGGTGGCTCATGCCCTTTACCCGGTGCGCCAGGACCTGAAGACACCGCTGCTGAAAGCGGTGCTGAAACAGATCGACACCGGTTCCGTCCTGGTCTTCACCCGCACCAAACACCGCACCGAACGGGTAGCCCTGGCGCTGGCCCAGGCCGGCCACTCGGTCGCCTCCATCCAGGGTAATCTGTCCCAGTACCGCCGTCAGGAAGCTCTTGACGGCTTTAAGGACGGCAAATACAAGGTGCTCGTAGCCACCGATATCGCTTCCCGCGGCATCGACGTTTCCGACGTTTCCCACGTAATTAATTACGATATGCCGGACACCGCTGACGCCTACATCCACCGCATCGGCCGCACCGGCCGCATCGGCAAGACCGGAGACGCCTTCACCTTCGTCACCGCCGAAGATGAGCTAATGGTTAAATCACTCGAAAAATTACTTAAGGCTCCCATTGAACGGCGAATTGTTGATGGTTTCAAGTACGACGCCCCCGAACCCGTTAAGACTGAATTCGCCCGTCCGCCACGGCGTCACACCCGGCCGCAGACGGCAGCGCCGAATGTCGACCGAAGCCGCCGGAGGCGTCCAGCGCCGGGTCAAGCGGCTTAG
- a CDS encoding DegV family protein, which yields MVIKVVTDSTSDIPAPLASELGITSVPLYVQFGSESFRDRADITENEFYTRLVTDPVHPTTAQPSPQDFAAAYDSIAGGADGILSIHISEKMSGTINSAQQGAKLMKHFVPVEVVDSKFTSMAQGLVVLAAARLARTAKDLKSAAAAARGFVDDIHLLVLFDTLKYIARGGRIGRAKALLGSILNVKPLLSIKDGEFVPVGQVRSRVKGIDRLFELARNASNNIAELAVIHSTTPDEAQMLANRIGEFLPADKIHIARFGPVLGVHGGPGVIAVAFRLKA from the coding sequence ATGGTCATTAAAGTAGTCACCGATTCTACTTCCGACATTCCGGCGCCGCTGGCGTCAGAGCTCGGCATCACCTCGGTTCCCCTTTATGTTCAGTTCGGCAGCGAATCTTTCCGTGACCGGGCAGACATCACCGAAAACGAGTTTTACACCCGGCTGGTGACCGATCCGGTGCACCCTACCACCGCCCAACCCTCGCCCCAGGATTTCGCCGCCGCCTATGACAGCATCGCAGGCGGCGCAGACGGCATACTGTCAATTCATATCTCGGAAAAAATGAGCGGCACCATCAATTCGGCACAACAAGGCGCCAAACTGATGAAACATTTCGTACCGGTGGAAGTCGTTGACTCCAAGTTCACCTCAATGGCCCAGGGCCTGGTTGTCCTCGCCGCGGCGCGGCTGGCCAGAACGGCGAAGGACTTGAAATCGGCCGCCGCTGCGGCCCGCGGTTTCGTCGATGACATTCATCTGCTGGTCCTTTTCGACACCCTCAAATATATCGCCCGCGGCGGTCGCATCGGCAGAGCCAAAGCGCTGTTGGGTTCCATCCTGAACGTCAAACCGCTGCTGTCCATCAAGGACGGCGAGTTCGTACCGGTCGGCCAGGTCAGAAGCCGGGTCAAGGGCATTGACCGGCTGTTTGAACTGGCCAGGAATGCCTCAAATAATATCGCGGAACTGGCGGTCATCCATTCCACCACGCCTGACGAAGCCCAGATGCTGGCCAACCGCATCGGAGAATTCCTGCCGGCAGATAAAATCCACATCGCCCGTTTTGGGCCGGTGCTCGGCGTTCACGGCGGGCCTGGAGTAATAGCCGTAGCTTTCAGGCTTAAAGCCTGA
- a CDS encoding MarR family winged helix-turn-helix transcriptional regulator: protein MEDRERQIEQLMEKLHSLKRLMTPESHGPGCHQELAPSQWLVLHLVSHQEGIGIKDLASQLGITSSAATQVVNGLVNKGFLVRQASPDDRRALCLSLPEEGRRRVEAAKKQRLERIASIFKVLSEEELRTFIDLADRVCSRNHLKE, encoded by the coding sequence ATGGAAGACCGCGAAAGACAAATCGAGCAGCTCATGGAAAAGCTGCACTCGTTGAAACGGCTGATGACCCCGGAAAGCCACGGCCCCGGCTGCCATCAGGAGTTAGCCCCGTCCCAATGGCTGGTGCTTCACCTGGTCAGCCACCAGGAAGGCATCGGCATCAAAGACCTAGCCTCGCAGCTCGGTATTACTTCTTCAGCGGCGACTCAAGTCGTCAATGGACTGGTCAACAAGGGTTTCCTGGTCCGCCAAGCCTCGCCGGATGACCGGCGGGCGCTTTGTCTCAGTCTTCCGGAGGAAGGCCGCCGCCGGGTGGAGGCCGCCAAGAAGCAGCGACTGGAACGCATTGCTTCAATTTTCAAAGTTCTGTCAGAAGAAGAACTGCGTACATTCATAGACCTTGCGGACAGGGTCTGCAGCCGCAATCATTTAAAGGAGTAG
- a CDS encoding MDR family MFS transporter, whose product MSSTLKTPLVLAGMMLSMILASLDQTIVATAMPRIVQEFQGLSHLSWVFTAYMLASAVTVPIYGKLTDLFGRRRLLIIAVLIFLGGSMLSGLAQNMTQLIFFRGIQGVGAGAIMVNAFAIVADLFPPAQRGKVQGLFGAVFGITSVAGPLLGGWLTDSFSWRWIFYVNVPIGVVALAVIFAGMPRHAAAAHGNGERSIDYFGAVLLTATLVPLLLALVWGGSQYPWGSPEIITLLAVSAVALLGFLWRETKARDPIVTLSLFRNRVFTISVIATFLASLGMFGSILFIPVFAQGVAGFSATNSGLIMMPMMLAIVAGSMFAGQVMSRTGKYKVLAVSGLGIATLGMALFSQVGESTSQFDLIIRMVVMGVGLGFTMPIFTVAVQNAFSHSRIGEVTAGIQLFRTVGGTVGGAVLGGVMNAQLASKLIGIENHPFIVAAKQVSPGTPVVIDGNTIQTFLSNDGQAQIRALIAQAPEAIREQISAAFDQFLEILKTAFSQSIDYVFIIGAALMVVAFAASFFLPQLPLRKSHRPAAEELGVELDAAMGQSDKRHEPDILGKV is encoded by the coding sequence ATGTCATCCACCCTTAAAACTCCTCTGGTACTGGCCGGCATGATGCTGTCGATGATCCTGGCGTCCCTTGATCAAACCATCGTCGCCACAGCCATGCCCCGCATTGTTCAGGAGTTCCAGGGCCTTTCCCACCTGTCGTGGGTTTTCACCGCCTACATGCTGGCTTCGGCGGTAACTGTGCCGATATACGGCAAGCTGACCGATCTTTTCGGCCGCCGCCGGCTGCTTATTATTGCCGTGCTTATTTTCCTGGGCGGCTCGATGCTTTCCGGCCTGGCCCAGAACATGACGCAGCTGATTTTCTTCCGCGGCATTCAGGGTGTCGGCGCCGGCGCCATCATGGTGAATGCTTTTGCCATCGTCGCCGACTTATTTCCGCCGGCGCAGCGCGGCAAAGTCCAGGGTCTCTTCGGCGCGGTCTTCGGCATCACCTCAGTCGCTGGCCCGCTGCTGGGCGGCTGGCTCACCGACAGTTTTTCCTGGCGCTGGATATTTTATGTTAATGTCCCGATCGGGGTGGTCGCCCTGGCAGTGATCTTCGCCGGCATGCCCAGGCACGCCGCTGCCGCCCACGGCAACGGGGAGAGATCTATTGACTACTTCGGCGCCGTCCTGCTGACCGCTACCCTGGTGCCGCTCCTGCTGGCGCTGGTTTGGGGCGGCAGCCAGTATCCCTGGGGTTCTCCCGAAATCATCACCCTGCTGGCTGTTTCCGCGGTTGCCTTGCTCGGTTTCCTGTGGCGCGAGACCAAAGCCCGGGACCCCATCGTCACCCTGAGCCTGTTTAGAAATCGGGTTTTTACCATATCGGTTATCGCTACTTTTCTTGCTTCACTTGGCATGTTCGGTTCAATTTTGTTCATCCCCGTTTTTGCCCAGGGCGTGGCCGGATTTTCCGCCACCAACTCCGGTTTGATTATGATGCCGATGATGCTGGCCATTGTCGCCGGCTCTATGTTTGCCGGTCAGGTGATGTCGCGCACCGGTAAATACAAAGTCCTGGCCGTCTCCGGCCTGGGTATCGCGACCCTTGGTATGGCGCTGTTTTCTCAGGTAGGCGAATCGACTTCTCAGTTTGATCTCATCATACGGATGGTTGTCATGGGCGTAGGCCTGGGGTTCACCATGCCCATCTTCACCGTGGCGGTACAGAACGCCTTCAGCCACAGCCGCATCGGCGAAGTTACCGCCGGTATCCAGTTGTTCCGGACGGTGGGAGGCACCGTCGGCGGCGCGGTTCTCGGCGGCGTCATGAACGCCCAGCTCGCTTCCAAGCTAATAGGCATCGAAAACCATCCGTTCATTGTCGCGGCCAAACAGGTCAGTCCCGGCACGCCGGTGGTGATCGACGGCAATACCATTCAGACATTTCTGTCCAATGACGGTCAGGCACAGATCCGCGCGCTGATCGCCCAGGCACCGGAGGCTATCCGGGAGCAAATTTCCGCTGCTTTCGACCAGTTTCTCGAGATCCTGAAGACCGCCTTCAGCCAGTCGATCGACTACGTTTTTATCATCGGCGCCGCGCTCATGGTCGTTGCATTCGCGGCGTCGTTTTTCCTGCCGCAGCTTCCTTTGCGAAAGAGCCACCGCCCGGCGGCTGAGGAACTCGGTGTCGAGCTGGATGCGGCCATGGGTCAGTCTGATAAGAGGCACGAGCCGGACATCCTGGGTAAAGTGTAA
- a CDS encoding YbaN family protein — protein sequence MKHGRRIILIGIGTLALALGVLGVFLPLLPTTPFLLLAAACYARSSPRFYHWLIHHHWLGEYIRNYRENRAIKFKVKVSAIVVLWLAIGLSITVVDVVWIRLLLGVIAAGVTIHLLSLRTIKN from the coding sequence ATGAAACACGGCCGTCGAATCATTCTCATTGGCATTGGGACCCTGGCGCTCGCCCTGGGCGTCCTGGGGGTTTTCCTGCCGCTGCTGCCGACGACGCCTTTCCTGCTGCTGGCTGCCGCCTGCTACGCCCGCTCATCACCGCGATTCTACCACTGGCTGATACATCATCACTGGCTGGGGGAATATATCCGCAATTACCGGGAGAACCGGGCTATCAAGTTCAAGGTTAAGGTCTCTGCGATAGTGGTACTCTGGCTCGCCATCGGCTTGAGCATCACGGTGGTAGATGTGGTGTGGATTCGGCTGCTCCTTGGTGTTATCGCCGCCGGGGTAACCATCCACCTGCTCAGCCTGCGTACCATCAAAAACTGA
- a CDS encoding sensor histidine kinase: MTLFKSVKFLLTIWYLFVLGALLLFFISISYVYLSNSLNSSFDDSLETTANNIRVNISIINGSPVLEENPTVFFETQSLELLMLFDASGTQLQVMGDAFTIPGLEGLLADATAENAVFATMNRPGREPTRIFLSPAAGDSNSGILLIGRSTASVSQVLDQLAVVHVIGGLITLLLAGAGGLFMANRALKPVDEMTRTAREISSTDLSRRIEVSANDELGKLAETLNQMIGRLDQSFTAQRRFTADASHELRTPAAIIQAESTLALSKSRNPEEYRSSLEVISRESEHMAGLIDKLLSVSRSDSGQPLKLEEIELDRLLKDLAEEFNPLCLSRQLACRIDRLEPVKVLGDRLELRRLFINLYDNAIRYTPPGGSVTLSAAIRDGFAEVSVTDTGIGIPKENLAHIFDRFYRVDKARSRAEGGSGLGLAICRQIAEAHGGRIEVKSEPGQGSNFTVLFPLSDKPDHSGLPLRP; encoded by the coding sequence ATGACTCTCTTCAAGAGCGTCAAATTCCTGCTGACGATATGGTACCTTTTCGTATTAGGCGCCCTGCTGCTATTTTTTATATCAATCTCGTACGTTTATCTATCCAACAGCCTGAATTCCAGTTTTGATGATTCACTGGAAACGACAGCGAATAACATCAGAGTCAATATATCGATCATAAATGGAAGCCCGGTACTGGAGGAGAATCCGACGGTGTTTTTTGAGACACAGTCGCTTGAACTGCTGATGCTCTTCGATGCCTCGGGAACCCAGCTGCAGGTCATGGGCGATGCCTTTACTATCCCCGGTCTCGAGGGGCTGCTGGCCGATGCCACCGCGGAAAATGCAGTCTTTGCGACGATGAACCGGCCCGGGCGGGAGCCGACAAGAATTTTTCTGTCACCCGCCGCTGGCGACTCAAACTCAGGTATCCTCTTGATCGGGCGATCAACCGCCTCAGTGTCCCAGGTGCTGGACCAGCTTGCCGTAGTTCACGTAATCGGTGGACTGATCACACTGCTGTTGGCCGGCGCCGGCGGCCTGTTCATGGCTAACCGGGCGTTGAAACCTGTTGATGAAATGACCAGGACGGCGCGGGAGATCAGCAGCACCGACCTGTCAAGGCGGATCGAGGTCAGCGCAAACGACGAACTTGGGAAACTTGCCGAAACACTGAACCAGATGATCGGCCGACTGGACCAGTCGTTCACGGCGCAGCGCCGCTTCACCGCCGACGCTTCACATGAGCTCCGGACGCCGGCGGCTATAATTCAGGCAGAATCCACCCTGGCTTTAAGCAAGAGCCGTAATCCCGAGGAATACCGGTCCTCTCTGGAGGTAATCAGCCGTGAATCCGAGCATATGGCGGGGCTGATCGACAAGCTGCTTTCGGTGTCCCGCAGCGATTCCGGCCAGCCTCTAAAACTTGAGGAAATTGAGCTTGACAGGCTGCTGAAAGACCTGGCCGAGGAATTCAACCCGCTGTGCCTATCCAGGCAGTTGGCCTGCCGAATCGACAGATTGGAACCGGTCAAGGTCCTTGGCGACAGGCTGGAACTGCGGCGGCTGTTCATCAACCTCTACGATAATGCCATACGCTATACCCCGCCGGGAGGCAGCGTTACGCTGTCGGCTGCGATACGTGACGGCTTTGCCGAGGTATCTGTGACCGATACTGGCATAGGGATTCCCAAAGAAAACCTGGCTCACATCTTCGACCGGTTTTACCGGGTGGATAAGGCGCGTTCGAGGGCTGAAGGGGGTTCGGGATTGGGTCTTGCCATCTGCCGCCAGATTGCAGAAGCCCACGGGGGACGCATCGAGGTGAAGAGCGAACCCGGCCAGGGGAGCAATTTCACTGTGCTCTTTCCGCTATCAGATAAACCTGACCATTCGGGATTACCACTTCGGCCGTGA
- a CDS encoding response regulator transcription factor, translating into MRILVVEDERRLAQIIKRGLEEAGYAVDSAFDGLEGQALAESASYDLIILDVMLPKQDGIKTCLELRNRKIGTPVLMLTARDAVEDRVAGLDAGADDYMIKPFAFSELLARVRALLRRGAPLNSSPLAVADLELDTATRTAVRGGRRIELTSREYAILEYLMRHPGILITRTMLEERVWDYQSDRLSNVIDVYIKKLRNKIDQPGQPSLIKTIRGAGYRMEGK; encoded by the coding sequence GTGAGAATCCTGGTCGTTGAAGATGAAAGGCGCCTGGCCCAGATAATCAAGCGCGGCCTGGAAGAAGCGGGCTATGCCGTCGACAGCGCGTTTGACGGCCTGGAAGGGCAGGCACTGGCTGAAAGCGCGTCCTACGACCTGATAATTCTGGACGTGATGCTGCCTAAACAGGACGGTATTAAGACATGCCTTGAATTGCGGAATCGGAAAATCGGCACCCCCGTTTTGATGCTGACGGCGCGGGATGCCGTCGAAGACCGGGTGGCCGGCCTGGATGCCGGGGCCGACGACTACATGATCAAGCCCTTTGCCTTTTCGGAACTGCTCGCCAGGGTCAGGGCTTTGCTCAGGCGGGGCGCCCCCTTGAACTCATCGCCGTTAGCCGTCGCAGACCTGGAACTGGACACAGCCACCAGGACCGCCGTTCGGGGCGGTCGGAGAATCGAGTTGACCAGCCGGGAGTACGCCATACTGGAATATTTAATGCGCCACCCTGGTATCCTGATCACACGCACCATGCTGGAAGAGCGGGTCTGGGACTACCAGAGCGACCGCTTGTCCAACGTGATCGACGTTTACATCAAGAAGCTGCGGAATAAAATCGACCAGCCGGGTCAACCCAGCCTGATAAAAACGATTCGAGGCGCCGGGTATCGCATGGAGGGGAAATGA
- a CDS encoding serpin family protein, whose translation MKKLLLPIVLSAALLFSGCARPTYGEELKSGKPRLSPNAPAADVSELVAGNNEFALALYQLLKAEDGNIFYSPYSISAALAMTYGGARGETERQMADTLRFTLGQSRLHAAFNALDTALNSRGQGAKGKDDEPFVLKVVNALWGQRDFKFETSYLDLLAENYGAGLRLVDFIKDTENSRQTINSWVAKETEQRIKDLLPQGSVNDLTRLVLTNAVYFNGGWLNPFSEDATRSGAFNLLDGRKVIVPMMFQSSGMGYAVGDGYQAVELKYDGGELSMVIILPAEGAFGAFETSLGSAKLASILAALKNNTVNLTMPKFEFDSEFGLKETLAVLGMPVAFSDSADFSGMTGRRDLQIQDVVHKAFISVDEAGTEAAAATGVVVGTTSVPLDPATVTLDRPFIFLIRDIASGAIIFTGRVVDPS comes from the coding sequence ATGAAAAAATTGCTCTTACCCATCGTTTTATCCGCCGCGCTGCTGTTTTCCGGCTGCGCCCGCCCGACCTATGGAGAAGAACTCAAATCGGGCAAGCCGCGGCTTTCCCCCAACGCTCCGGCCGCCGACGTTTCAGAACTCGTTGCCGGCAACAACGAATTCGCCCTGGCTCTCTATCAATTACTGAAGGCGGAGGATGGCAACATCTTCTATTCCCCTTACAGCATCTCGGCGGCGCTAGCCATGACCTACGGCGGCGCCCGCGGCGAGACAGAACGGCAGATGGCTGACACCCTGCGCTTCACCCTGGGGCAGTCCCGCCTCCATGCCGCTTTCAACGCTCTGGATACCGCCCTTAACTCCCGCGGTCAGGGGGCTAAAGGCAAGGACGATGAACCTTTCGTTCTAAAGGTGGTCAACGCTCTCTGGGGCCAGCGGGACTTCAAGTTTGAGACAAGTTACCTCGATCTGCTGGCCGAGAATTACGGCGCCGGACTGCGCCTTGTCGATTTTATCAAGGACACCGAAAACTCCCGCCAGACGATCAACAGCTGGGTGGCTAAAGAGACGGAACAGCGGATTAAGGACCTCCTCCCCCAGGGCTCGGTCAATGATCTAACTCGTTTGGTGCTGACCAATGCCGTCTACTTTAACGGAGGCTGGCTAAACCCCTTTTCCGAAGATGCCACCCGAAGCGGCGCCTTTAATCTGCTGGACGGTCGTAAGGTCATCGTACCGATGATGTTCCAGAGTTCCGGTATGGGCTACGCCGTCGGGGATGGATATCAGGCAGTGGAGTTGAAATACGACGGCGGCGAACTCTCCATGGTCATCATCCTGCCAGCGGAAGGCGCCTTCGGCGCCTTCGAAACCAGCCTCGGCAGCGCTAAACTGGCATCAATCCTGGCAGCCTTGAAGAACAATACCGTCAACCTGACCATGCCCAAATTCGAGTTCGATTCAGAGTTCGGCCTCAAGGAAACTCTGGCAGTCTTGGGCATGCCCGTCGCCTTTTCCGACAGCGCCGATTTTTCCGGCATGACCGGGCGGCGGGATTTGCAGATTCAGGACGTGGTGCATAAAGCCTTTATATCTGTCGATGAAGCCGGCACTGAAGCCGCCGCGGCCACCGGCGTCGTCGTCGGCACAACTTCGGTGCCGCTGGACCCGGCAACCGTCACCCTCGACCGCCCGTTCATTTTCCTCATTCGTGATATCGCCTCCGGGGCCATTATCTTCACCGGTCGTGTCGTGGACCCGTCGTAG
- a CDS encoding DUF1538 domain-containing protein: MGSLFRETLIGVVKATAPLIGIIILLQVVFVQASGVLFLKFVIGTLLVIAGMVLFLLGIEIGILPAGRLVGSGLIQSRSIWLIAAVAFLIGFSTTIAEPDVLVLSMQAEGISGGEINGNSLVYIIGIGLAVFTVLAMLRILAGIKMAYLLAASYLVVILLAVLTPADFVPLAFDSGSVTTGALTAPIVISLGIGFSSVLAGRSPVSDGFGLIGFASIGPIIAVMIMGIIAG; this comes from the coding sequence TTGGGCAGCCTTTTTCGCGAAACGCTGATCGGGGTTGTTAAGGCGACCGCGCCGCTGATCGGCATCATCATTCTCTTGCAGGTGGTGTTTGTCCAGGCTTCGGGCGTCCTATTCCTCAAATTCGTTATCGGCACGTTACTGGTTATCGCCGGGATGGTATTGTTCCTCCTCGGCATCGAAATAGGCATCCTGCCAGCCGGCCGTTTGGTCGGTTCCGGCTTGATCCAAAGCCGGTCTATCTGGCTGATCGCCGCGGTGGCTTTTTTAATCGGCTTCAGTACAACCATTGCCGAACCTGATGTGCTGGTGCTTTCGATGCAAGCTGAAGGGATTTCCGGCGGGGAGATAAACGGCAATTCTCTGGTTTATATTATTGGAATCGGGCTGGCGGTGTTTACCGTATTGGCCATGTTGCGCATCCTGGCTGGGATCAAAATGGCTTATTTGCTAGCCGCCAGCTATCTGGTGGTTATCTTACTGGCCGTCCTGACGCCTGCTGACTTCGTTCCGCTGGCCTTCGATTCAGGCAGTGTGACCACCGGAGCGCTGACCGCCCCGATCGTCATATCGCTGGGGATCGGCTTCAGTTCAGTCTTGGCCGGCCGTTCACCGGTCTCAGACGGCTTTGGCTTGATCGGCTTTGCTTCTATCGGCCCTATCATCGCGGTAATGATCATGGGGATAATTGCCGGTTGA
- a CDS encoding DUF1538 domain-containing protein produces the protein MNLLDLWQTFIITARGVAEAILPLLFILLVFQTFFLRLPPRYLLNLLKGALLSATGLLLFLLGVQEGFLPFGYAIGEAFDTMDHRWLVIPLGFILGFVTTRSEPAVRILCNQVEKTSAGSIRASLILFSACFGVGVFVALGMARIIYSIPILYILIPGYLIVLLLLRFTQPAFISIAFDAGGVATGPVANTFLLGLGLGLASAAGSGEAAVYGLGLVALIALAPIISVMVLGIIIRNKSATGGN, from the coding sequence TTGAATCTGCTGGATCTGTGGCAGACTTTCATCATCACCGCAAGGGGTGTGGCTGAGGCGATCTTGCCTCTGCTTTTTATTTTGTTGGTTTTTCAAACCTTTTTCCTCCGGTTGCCGCCGAGGTATTTATTGAACCTGCTAAAAGGCGCTTTGCTTTCCGCGACGGGACTGCTGCTGTTCCTGCTTGGGGTCCAGGAAGGATTCCTGCCTTTTGGATATGCCATTGGCGAGGCATTTGATACCATGGATCACCGATGGCTGGTTATTCCCCTGGGTTTTATCCTCGGCTTTGTGACAACCAGAAGTGAACCGGCTGTCCGCATCCTGTGCAATCAGGTAGAAAAAACATCAGCCGGTTCGATCCGGGCATCACTGATTCTATTTTCCGCCTGTTTCGGCGTCGGTGTGTTTGTCGCTCTGGGAATGGCAAGGATAATCTACAGCATTCCCATTTTATACATATTGATCCCGGGGTACCTCATAGTTCTCCTGCTTCTCAGATTTACTCAGCCTGCCTTTATTTCGATTGCTTTTGACGCCGGCGGTGTTGCCACCGGTCCCGTTGCCAACACCTTTCTGCTGGGACTCGGGCTCGGTCTGGCATCAGCCGCCGGTTCCGGAGAAGCCGCCGTTTACGGCCTGGGACTGGTAGCTCTGATAGCCCTGGCTCCAATCATTTCAGTAATGGTACTCGGTATTATCATCAGGAATAAAAGCGCCACAGGAGGCAACTAG
- a CDS encoding P-II family nitrogen regulator yields MSDGSLIITIVNKGWGEQAMRSAMKAGAEGGTIIMGRGVGIHEEKQNILGIPIEPEKEIVLSVTYPDKTQAILDSVINTCELDEPGSGIAFVVPVEKVVGVCHLNSPKPTGNEAAGQE; encoded by the coding sequence ATGAGCGACGGATCGTTGATCATCACCATTGTCAACAAAGGATGGGGGGAACAGGCGATGCGTTCCGCGATGAAAGCAGGAGCGGAAGGCGGAACCATAATCATGGGGCGCGGGGTAGGCATTCACGAAGAAAAGCAAAATATCCTGGGTATCCCGATCGAGCCCGAAAAGGAAATAGTCTTGTCTGTTACCTATCCAGACAAGACCCAAGCGATTCTGGACAGCGTTATTAATACTTGCGAGTTGGATGAACCAGGATCAGGCATCGCTTTCGTCGTACCAGTTGAAAAAGTAGTCGGCGTCTGTCACCTGAACTCGCCAAAGCCCACGGGAAACGAGGCGGCTGGTCAGGAGTAA
- a CDS encoding c-type cytochrome produces the protein MRKHDSKVSIIPGTILALLVLVLPVLGIGGCTGSTTEPTATTTPPPTTADGTLLPTVAGVDATLLYSSKCASCHGTNRQGGVAPALTDVSNFSTSFLSSFFSVHFTGVGMAEPLRNSLANYLKTNSVAAPPQTGPIDPAAVYAANCSLCHGAFRQGGLAGPNITPNQITNFTTEARLSTFISAHQSGQNLDKERRDLVAKWLKETP, from the coding sequence TTGCGGAAACACGACTCGAAGGTCAGTATCATTCCCGGAACTATTCTGGCTCTGCTGGTGCTTGTATTGCCGGTACTTGGAATCGGCGGCTGCACCGGGTCGACAACTGAGCCGACCGCAACCACAACTCCCCCGCCAACGACGGCAGACGGAACGCTGTTGCCGACAGTGGCCGGAGTTGACGCAACCCTCTTGTATTCCAGTAAATGCGCATCCTGCCACGGTACCAATCGTCAGGGAGGTGTGGCGCCGGCGCTTACCGACGTGAGTAACTTCAGCACCTCATTCTTAAGTTCCTTTTTCAGCGTCCATTTCACCGGTGTGGGTATGGCCGAACCGCTTCGCAACTCGCTCGCTAACTACCTTAAAACAAACTCTGTCGCCGCTCCGCCGCAAACAGGTCCGATCGACCCGGCGGCGGTCTACGCCGCCAATTGCTCGCTGTGCCACGGCGCTTTCCGCCAGGGCGGGTTGGCCGGACCCAATATCACTCCTAACCAAATCACCAACTTTACCACTGAAGCCAGGCTCAGCACTTTCATCTCCGCTCATCAGTCCGGGCAGAACCTGGACAAGGAACGGCGTGACCTGGTTGCAAAATGGTTAAAGGAAACCCCGTAA